Below is a window of Thunnus maccoyii chromosome 16, fThuMac1.1, whole genome shotgun sequence DNA.
ACTAGAAGGTGCAGTAGAAAATGTGCTGTAACTACAAACAACACTGTTATTATCCTTTAAGTGTTAGTTACCAATACCAATCACACACTACATTTTTAAACCATAGCTGTGTGTTAGCACTGGGTTTCTCTGTGCGTTTCAGAGGCCTGTGAATGTTATACGATGCTGTAGCTGCTTGCCTGCAGTGCTCTCCTCAGTTCATCATGTTATGTGTGAACACAAACTGACAAGACAGACATGACTTGTTAACTTCAcatgataacagactcctgcaATACTAGTTTCTAGAATAAAAACTGCAGTATTATATTGAAAGCTTGTGGCTTTGTGATCATGactattaaaaagaagaaaaaaaaaaaagctttggtAGATTATTTACTGTGCTGTTTTATaagatttaaaatgtgttgaaaataaaggtgttgtctgtttttaaattgtctgtgtgtcatttaattttgatttttagatttttttgaaaCCAGTTTTTCATTGCATGTTAGGCTTCATAACCCATCATATGACCATAGCACATCATATAACCATTTAAAATGCATTGTTGAGGAAGACCAAGAGTTGAAGGTGAGGCAAATATGTAATTAAAGGGAAGTTAAAGGTGCTGCTCctgcatgtttgtttacatcaatTTTGGGTTAATTAGGTTGAGGTGTATCATCTCATAAAGTGTAAAATGATGAGTTtaaacatgttgatgttagcctgctttctttaaaatgtgacattgAATGAGTGATGCACTACAGCCATAGAAAGATGCTGTCTATTGCAGATTAAATTACTATTGTGTTTCTTCAGTTAAATATTCTTATTATTCGTTTTAACTTACAGAAGTGATGCTTTAGAGGCTAATGATTTTAACATACTTAGCCAACATTTCATTAGAACCAGAACAAAAACTCAGAGGGTTCACTCTGCTCCTCTTTCCAGTAAGATAGTATATATACTGATCTTGCACCACAATATTCCCGGTTTTGTGACATAATTTATTGcaaggatgtttttttgtttgtttttttgttttggctaAATGAAAATCAGTGTTATTCCAATTCAATAAACTGGTAAGAAAGCGTGGCTGCTCATCTGCTCATTGGTTGAATGATTGAGGAATATCTACCTGCGAGCAGCGGGAAAGGTAGAGTTGGGCATCTTCAGTCACTCTGCACATATACGATCTTTGGTATATTCTACCCCTCGGGCGCCACCTGATACCATAGCAACCGGCTGGTGTCGGTGTCACCGGAGAGAACAGCGACTGCAGGACAGGTAAACATTGTGGCTTTTTCgagtaagtaaaagtacataagtattagcaggaaaatgtatttaaagtattgaAATACTCATTTTGtccctgtgactgatatattattatatatgacgtCATTAGATTATCagtactgaagcatcagtgtgtaagcagcatgttactgttgtagctgctggaggtggagctagtttgaactacttaatgtacagttagctagtttggtccagtggttcccaacctagggacTGGGctcctccaaagggtcaccagataaatctgaggggtcatgagatgattaatggcggaggaaagaagaaaaaacaaagttctgatacacaaatctgttttcaatttttggcatttttctgtaatctttgatttttgtgaaatattggatcatttggaCATTTACTGGAATGAAACCATTctgagggaaaaatcactatttagtggagctgttaacaactcatagacatctgaaatgtgaccgCGACTACAtgctgctttttgtaagacatcaaaagccatataggttggaaaccactggtttcatctttaacaatgtgctgtattttaaaagcttgttatattatccattgtttCTAATCttcatctgcaaagtaactacagctgtcaaataaatgtaatgaagtaaaaagtatattttcctctgaaatgtagtggaagtGTAAAATAGCataacatggaaatactcaagtaaagtacaagtacctcaaaaaatgtatttaagtacagtaagtaaatgtacttagttgctttccaccactgtgCTGTTGACAGGAGGATGTAACGTGTTCAAATGGAGTTAAAACAAAGTTTATGATGAGTAGATAATGCATAAAGTCTTTGAAGGCTGCTGATATTGTAATAAGTGGAAAATTTCAGCTGCTACGTGCTCTGTTCTCCATTCAGCTTCAattgtttccatggcaactcGGACGCAGCAGCTTGCCCAGGCCAAACCCAACCGACTCAGATATCCAGACCGGTAGGCCTAAATGAACCCATCTTTGTCTCCTTGTCGCTCATCTTTCTCTGACTGGGCCTGTTTTCTATCTTCCAGTCGTTCTGTTTACTGGCTGGATAAACTGCCACCAGAGAAGACAGGACCCACCACCGAAATTGGTACACATCTCACCTTTTCTCTTCTGTATaaacaacagctttttttctgctactgtgtttttttttgtgatgccATGATTGTGTTTCTTTATAGAGTTAACCCCTCGCTGGTCAGAGCTGTGTAGGAATAAAAAGTTCTACGCTCAAGTCACGTAAGTATAACTACTACTGCAtgtgtaatttcttttttaggTGCCTTTGACACTTCCTGCCTTGTCTGCtttcttaaaaatatttttcattgtaaataacTCAGTTGTCTATTTctttaattcctgttttataatatttcttattgtcagtcATTAAATTTCAGACTTTTCCAGGATTTCATTGTTCTGTCTGTGacatatgttgtgttttattgtagtatttagtattatttttgtatagtagcgctatggagcaatgtttttatgagttagccccagttttgtttatttgtgtgacCAAACCAATGGTTTCACACTTTTCCGctgatctacaggtggcagTAAAGTGCCAATAAACACATCAATGCATCAGCAAAGGCAGGAAGGAAACTGGAAACTAGTGAACATGGACATAAACAATGCGGGATATAAAATATTctataaaaaaatcatcactTTATAAATGCTTTATAAGGATGGAAATACATTAAACgtgtttgttagacctcaagcaGAGGCatcctgtgtttatgtgagaaacactgaatgtaaacatttaatacCTTTCAGATCTTTCTAAACTtatcttctcctccctcctatGTTTATCCtccttattttgttttcttcctccaTTCCTCTTTCCcctttcttcatcttcctcttttatTTCAGTTACCCTTTCATGTCCCCCCCTTACGCTCCTTGTTATGTCACACTCTTCCTCTTGGCTtcatttcttctcctctgcttccCGCTACAACCTGGCTATTGTTTCATTCACGCAGACTGTCTCCCGTATGGGAAGTGAGTGAATGGGCTCTCAGGGCTGTTCCATCTGAACGGCTGTGTAGACTGGCTCAGCCTCGGGCACCTGCAGTTGGCTGGCAGTCAGACCGCCCGCTGCTGTTTCCAGTGAGTGGCACATTCACTATTTCCTTAGAAATTCCTGTGTATTCAGAAGACCATGAGTTAGCTTGCCACAAGGTCTTTTAAACCCCACAGCTGGCTCATTAGAAAGTctgaaaactgaattttaagGCTATAAAGGCCTTAAAGTTTGCCTTCGAGTCTGTCttatttttgctttgtgttgGTGCAGTTTTGTCACTTGCTTCTAATGACAGACCCCTGTGTGGTTTCACTGGTGTTAACTTCTCTGATTTTTGCAGTATTCAAGATTGTTTTCAGTTTAAGAtggtttgatgttttttcctTAAGCAATAAGTACATCTTAAAAGTTTCACATTTgaacatatcatgcacatttcctggttgatcattttttattttgggtctctactggaatatctttgcatgatttacagttcaaaaaactccttatttatgtTATGCTGGCCCTTaacagcccctcagttcagcctctgtctgaaacaggccattttagctcctgagTCTTTaagcccccctcccaatgagcccactgtgattggccagctccagGTAGCTGCCACTCAGCAAACTTCCGGTGGTTCCCGACGCTActtaaacaaactatagtagtcagatttcacttctttttctcgttctttactcaaaatggaaagttctcaaatacatccgcaCATGTTCAAATCCCAAATCTGGTCCAAAAATAAGCGAATGGACAATGCAAATGACATGTGGAACATCCTTTGCAACAACCTTAACAACAAAAGCTACAGAACAGATGGCCATTTGTTGGCACGCccgaacaatctgatgtcatcacgaagaggaagtagaggtaactttgcaaacaaagtgttcagagcaggctgaagcttgtccttttgactttcagggagcatttttatgtAAGTTCTCCTCAAGTTTTgaacctttgaccatgtttaacatagacatctgacattatagTATTAAAATAGCAGATCACAAGAGGgatgatatgtcccctttaactttCATGAATCTGTCTGCCTGAGACATAAAACCTCAAGTTTAAGGAAAGTGCAAGGATAACTAATCATTTAAGTTGTGCACTGACACATGTAATATATGAGTCTTGTAAGTTGCAGCAAACATGTTGTAGTAAAAATTTAGTCTGTAcaaaagtggtggactgaccaacctAATGACACAGCAACATTGTTGTACATAGAGCCAGcatcaaaaaatgtttaaatgtcaaCATCACCCTTTCTGTGTCAGTCGTTTTTGGAACTGCTTGGCATGTTATGGactggactgcatttatataggGCTTTTCTAGTCTACCGACCActttacaacacatgccaacattcacccattcacacacacattcatacactgaaggcagaggctgccatgtaaggtgccaacctgctcatcacaAAAGCGCTTTACAATATTTCTAAGGCTCACCCATTGacacatatactcacacaccaatggcatagccatcaggagcaatttggggttcagtatctttcCCAAAGACAGCTGGGGATCGAACCACTGACtttctgattagtggatgatCCGCTCTACCTCCTGCACCAAAGCTGTGCCAAAGCTCCAAAACAGCTGCCCTAaacttacagcacctggtaCTAGCACCAAGTACTAACCAGGTAGTAATCAgttaaattcaatttaatttatttcaattcaatttattttcaattCAGTTAATTTCAGTGCAGTTATGCACTGCGGCTGAACACTCAATGGAATTTCTccaagttttatttgtttgattgcTTCCCAAGAGCTTACTGTGTGTCTGatattgtg
It encodes the following:
- the theg gene encoding theg spermatid protein; the protein is MATRTQQLAQAKPNRLRYPDRRSVYWLDKLPPEKTGPTTEIELTPRWSELCRNKKFYAQVTYPFMSPPYAPCYVTLFLLASFLLLCFPLQPGYCFIHADCLPYGK